In Papaver somniferum cultivar HN1 chromosome 1, ASM357369v1, whole genome shotgun sequence, a genomic segment contains:
- the LOC113331351 gene encoding cold-regulated 413 plasma membrane protein 2-like — protein sequence MVRTEYLAMKTDQIAAEALNSDMKELGIVAKKLASHAMKLGGLAIGTAVLQWVAVAAAVFLMVSAETKYKPNILTALLVPYIFFTLPSTLFIILSGEISKGISLLSVLLQLFFPQHVPNWPGKIGSTFLVLALAPHIIGESLRGNWIGDLISIVIACYHLQEHIRKSGGFKQSFTTLIGLAHISGIILMIVYPIWSLVLHFN from the exons ATGGTGAGGACCGAGTATTTGGCAATGAAAACTGATCAAATTGCAGCTGAAGCACTTAATTCTGATATGAAAGAACTTGGGATAGTAGCAAAGAAGCTTGCTAGCCATGCAATGAAATTGGGAGGACTAGCTATTGGAACTGCCGTCCTGCAATGGGTTGCTGTTGCTGCCGCTGT CTTTTTGATGGTTTCGGCCGAAACAAAGTACAAGCCGAATATCCTGACTGCGCTTCTAGTGCCTTATATTTTCTTCACTCTTCCTTCAACATTGTTTATCATTCTAAG CGGAGAAATTTCAAAAGGAATCTCTCTACTTTCGGTCTTGTTGCAACTATTTTTCCCACAACACGTTCCAA ATTGGCCTGGTAAGATTGGATCAACATTTCTTGTACTAGCGCTCGCTCCTCATATAATTGGTGAATCTTTAAGAGGAAATTGGATTGGTGATCTCATCTCTATTGTCATCGCCTGTTACCATTTGCAAGAACATATTAGGAAATCTGGCGGGTTCAAACAGTCATTCACCACACTCATTGGTTTGGCTCATATAAGTGGAATCATTCTAATGATTGTTTATCCTATTTGGTCTCTTGTGCTACATTTCAACTAG